The Acidimicrobiales bacterium genome has a segment encoding these proteins:
- a CDS encoding zinc-binding alcohol dehydrogenase family protein, with translation MNEVPASMRAVVLDAPGPPEALQIRDVPVNAPVPGQVLIEVKAFGLNRSELHTRLGMAEGVVFPRVLGIEATGVVVDCPGGELEPGDQVAALMGGMGRTFDGGYAEYTCVPVQQTVPFTSDLDWATLGAVPEMLQTAHGSLTVGLDAKSGQSILIRGGTSSVGMATAVLAQRLGMTVLATTRNPDRIEALHAIGVQHPLIDDGDVASKVRRIVPGGVDTALELVGTSTLPDTLRATRVHGVVCFTGMLSNQWTVPDFYPIDYLPRGVRLTAYGGDASDLPPAVLQEFLDAVAAGEAHVPIHHTYRLDEIAQAHADMEAGRATGKLVVLP, from the coding sequence ATGAACGAGGTTCCGGCTTCGATGCGCGCTGTCGTGCTCGACGCACCTGGACCACCCGAGGCCTTGCAGATCCGCGACGTACCCGTGAACGCGCCAGTCCCCGGGCAGGTGTTGATCGAAGTCAAGGCGTTCGGACTGAACCGCTCCGAACTCCACACGCGGCTCGGCATGGCCGAAGGTGTCGTCTTCCCCCGCGTGCTCGGGATCGAGGCGACCGGCGTCGTCGTCGACTGTCCCGGAGGCGAGCTCGAACCCGGTGACCAGGTCGCTGCACTGATGGGCGGAATGGGTCGAACCTTCGACGGCGGATACGCCGAGTACACCTGCGTCCCGGTTCAACAGACCGTTCCGTTCACCAGCGACCTCGACTGGGCAACGCTCGGTGCCGTGCCCGAGATGCTGCAGACTGCACACGGTTCGCTCACCGTCGGGCTGGACGCGAAATCGGGCCAGTCGATCCTGATTCGAGGTGGCACCTCCTCGGTCGGGATGGCCACCGCCGTGCTTGCGCAGCGACTCGGCATGACTGTGCTGGCCACGACCCGTAACCCCGATCGGATCGAAGCCCTGCACGCGATCGGTGTCCAGCATCCGCTGATCGACGACGGCGACGTGGCCTCCAAGGTCCGGCGCATCGTCCCCGGAGGAGTCGATACCGCTTTGGAACTGGTCGGCACGTCGACGTTGCCGGACACGCTCCGGGCCACACGCGTCCACGGAGTGGTGTGCTTCACCGGCATGCTCTCCAACCAGTGGACCGTCCCCGACTTCTACCCGATCGACTACCTGCCCCGGGGGGTGCGTCTCACCGCCTATGGAGGCGACGCCAGCGACCTCCCACCGGCAGTGCTTCAGGAGTTCCTCGACGCCGTGGCCGCCGGTGAGGCCCACGTCCCGATCCACCACACCTACCGACTTGACGAGATCGCCCAAGCCCACGCCGACATGGAAGCCGGCCGCGCCACCGGAAAGCTCGTCGTATTGCCCTGA
- a CDS encoding DMT family transporter: MTAADQTPKGPMQPKAAVVDARAAAISVGALAVGMTLASATPVLVAGASLEGLAVSLWRLWIPAVVFAAITAGRHRHSWTLLRLTARAGICFGGATALYFSAVQLTSVANATLITVMQPLPLVIAARFMFSERIGVPDLGWIALALGGATVMVLSADSGGTADIRGDLIAAGATVVSAGYFIFGKRARATLDTDVFMTGLLFWAGLTIAPIALISGQDVVPPDGEEWLRMTALGFIVGFGHMFINFANGRLPLAVLGVFQLFVPVGAALMAWAFLDQSITTGQGVGIAVVVIALTSHTRYSARMRAAAPA, from the coding sequence GTGACGGCCGCCGACCAGACCCCGAAGGGGCCGATGCAACCGAAGGCCGCCGTCGTCGACGCACGCGCGGCCGCCATCAGCGTCGGCGCCCTCGCCGTCGGCATGACCCTTGCGTCGGCCACACCTGTGCTCGTCGCCGGAGCGAGCCTCGAGGGGCTCGCTGTCTCCTTGTGGCGCCTCTGGATCCCGGCGGTCGTCTTCGCAGCCATCACGGCTGGCCGACACCGCCATAGCTGGACTCTGCTGCGGCTCACCGCCCGCGCGGGGATCTGCTTCGGAGGGGCGACGGCCCTCTACTTCAGCGCTGTCCAGTTGACCTCGGTCGCCAACGCAACCCTGATCACGGTGATGCAGCCGTTGCCGCTCGTCATCGCGGCCCGCTTCATGTTCTCCGAACGGATCGGCGTGCCGGATCTCGGGTGGATCGCCCTCGCACTGGGCGGCGCGACCGTCATGGTGCTGTCGGCCGACTCCGGAGGGACGGCGGACATCCGCGGTGACCTGATAGCTGCTGGAGCCACCGTCGTGTCAGCGGGCTACTTCATCTTCGGCAAGCGGGCGCGCGCGACGCTCGACACCGACGTCTTCATGACCGGTCTGCTGTTCTGGGCGGGACTCACCATCGCTCCCATCGCGCTGATCTCCGGACAGGACGTGGTCCCACCCGACGGCGAGGAATGGCTCCGCATGACCGCGCTCGGCTTCATCGTCGGATTCGGACACATGTTCATCAACTTCGCGAACGGCCGTCTTCCGCTCGCCGTGCTGGGCGTCTTCCAGCTGTTCGTACCGGTCGGCGCCGCGCTCATGGCATGGGCCTTCCTGGATCAGTCGATCACGACCGGCCAGGGTGTCGGCATCGCCGTCGTCGTCATCGCCCTCACCTCACACACGCGCTACTCCGCCCGCATGCGTGCGGCGGCGCCTGCCTGA
- a CDS encoding DoxX family protein, with protein MKVIGKLAQTAAALWILNVWFNRFDKDTGYRGGDAKNMKEEFEEYGLSENTMYAVGAAKVTLAGLLLAGHAAPRLVRPASIGLAMFMAGAVGMHIKVGDPLKRYLPALSVFSLASISAILNGRPPRPEAATS; from the coding sequence ATGAAGGTGATCGGCAAGCTGGCGCAGACAGCAGCTGCGCTCTGGATTCTGAACGTGTGGTTCAACCGATTCGACAAGGACACCGGCTATCGAGGTGGGGACGCGAAGAACATGAAGGAGGAGTTCGAGGAGTACGGGCTCTCCGAGAACACGATGTACGCGGTCGGCGCCGCGAAGGTGACTCTCGCCGGCCTGCTCCTGGCCGGGCACGCCGCGCCGCGGCTGGTCCGGCCCGCTTCGATCGGCCTCGCCATGTTCATGGCCGGCGCCGTCGGCATGCACATCAAGGTCGGGGACCCGCTGAAGCGCTACCTCCCGGCGCTGTCGGTCTTCTCCCTCGCGTCGATATCCGCGATCCTCAACGGAAGGCCACCGCGGCCCGAAGCCGCTACGAGCTGA
- a CDS encoding GMC family oxidoreductase, with amino-acid sequence MTHADQFGDARELDGGRVIDTDVCVVGAGAAGIVLSVRLAETGHDTLLLEAGDLVPEPWTTELFDATNVGMPYHHVSECRSHRFGGTTWEYGGFCRPVTDRDFAPVPGQPLASWPITHDDIAPWIDEAIALLGFTRADFSVERRLAGVGLPPAPIRAELAGTDLFAILPVGKRSFPDILGRRLADAGRLKVLLNAVATKIRLDPGGDHVGGLDVGTASGRPFTVRARRYVLACGAVENARLLLDSDDVSAGGIGNRSGLLGRCLADHPHLESGRVRFDGNVPRHLVMPAVAPSGFTTCLTAPRAITDQAGCFQYFCRLIPLEATTTGGRAISQLASRDGRRSARTVAGAAARAAGDPLNAARSLVHHLGAGREFVLNHRIEQAPNRSSRVVLVDDRDRLGRRRAAIDWRLDDVDARTLEVGQHQALRYLEAVGATRIRAEPTSLEVLSERGSTYWHHMGTTRMSTSPRDGVTDGDCRVHGVDNLFVAGASVFCRGTFSPPTMTITAFALRLAEHLQRAPQSRP; translated from the coding sequence GTGACACACGCCGATCAGTTCGGCGACGCCCGGGAACTCGACGGGGGCCGGGTCATCGACACGGACGTGTGCGTCGTCGGTGCAGGTGCCGCGGGCATCGTGCTCTCCGTCCGACTCGCCGAGACCGGCCACGACACACTCCTGCTCGAGGCCGGCGACCTTGTACCCGAACCGTGGACGACCGAACTGTTCGACGCGACCAACGTCGGCATGCCCTACCACCACGTCAGTGAGTGCCGCAGCCACCGTTTCGGCGGCACGACCTGGGAGTACGGAGGGTTCTGCCGACCGGTCACGGACAGAGACTTCGCGCCGGTGCCGGGACAACCGCTCGCCAGCTGGCCGATCACCCACGACGACATCGCGCCCTGGATCGACGAGGCGATCGCTCTGCTCGGCTTCACACGCGCAGACTTCTCCGTCGAACGACGACTAGCCGGCGTCGGGCTCCCGCCAGCGCCGATCCGGGCGGAGCTCGCCGGGACGGATCTCTTCGCGATCCTCCCTGTTGGGAAGCGGTCGTTCCCGGACATCCTCGGCCGGCGTCTCGCCGACGCAGGGCGACTGAAGGTCCTGCTCAACGCCGTGGCGACGAAGATCCGCCTCGACCCCGGCGGGGATCATGTCGGTGGCCTCGACGTCGGGACGGCCAGCGGCCGTCCATTCACGGTGCGCGCCCGCCGGTACGTCCTGGCGTGCGGGGCCGTGGAGAACGCCCGACTGCTGCTGGACTCCGATGACGTGTCTGCGGGTGGGATCGGTAACCGATCGGGCCTCCTCGGCCGCTGTCTCGCGGACCATCCACACCTCGAGTCGGGGCGGGTCCGCTTCGACGGGAACGTGCCGAGGCACCTCGTGATGCCCGCTGTCGCCCCGAGCGGCTTCACCACGTGTCTCACCGCCCCGCGAGCGATAACGGACCAGGCCGGCTGTTTTCAGTACTTCTGTCGTCTCATACCTCTTGAGGCGACGACGACAGGGGGACGGGCCATATCCCAGCTGGCTTCACGTGACGGGCGCCGCTCGGCCCGCACCGTCGCCGGCGCAGCAGCTCGTGCCGCCGGCGACCCTCTGAACGCGGCACGCTCGCTCGTGCACCATCTCGGCGCCGGGCGCGAGTTCGTCCTCAATCACCGCATCGAGCAGGCGCCGAATCGCTCCTCCCGTGTCGTGCTCGTGGACGACCGTGACCGCCTGGGCCGTCGCCGGGCGGCCATCGACTGGCGGCTCGATGACGTGGACGCCCGCACCCTCGAGGTGGGCCAGCACCAGGCGCTGCGGTACCTCGAAGCGGTCGGGGCCACCCGGATCCGTGCCGAGCCGACCTCTCTGGAGGTCCTCAGCGAGCGGGGATCGACGTACTGGCATCACATGGGCACGACGCGGATGAGCACCTCGCCCCGTGACGGTGTGACCGACGGGGACTGCCGGGTCCACGGCGTCGACAATCTGTTCGTCGCGGGCGCCTCGGTCTTCTGTCGCGGGACTTTCAGTCCCCCGACCATGACCATCACGGCCTTCGCTCTGCGCCTCGCTGAACACCTCCAGCGGGCTCCGCAGTCCCGACCCTGA
- a CDS encoding acyl-CoA dehydrogenase family protein, which produces MDFQLDDEQQMFFDMVHDWVDREFPKDVALELERREHEFPQAMWDKMGEAGFHALSLPEEYGGGGADITTQMLLARGLAKNLSGLTWIWGTSSFCAKTVAEYAGDEARAEILPRLARGENRLGIAVTEPGGGTDVLGAMRTRARRVDGGWSITGQKIWTTMADTADYLVLLARTSDEDKPSRGLTSFLVPTGTEGYTARPIDKVGLRCMSSCEVFLDDVFVPDHLVIGEVGRGWYQMLTSLNNERIMLAALCTGIIDGCIEEARQYLLDRHAFGNPIGSYQAMQHHLANMAMGQAKSEMLTYRAAWMQQEGLPCGTEANMAKVVASEEAFTAADTYFQILGGMGYSAETQAQRYWRDVRIFRIAPITNEMARNQIAMSMGMPRSF; this is translated from the coding sequence ATGGATTTCCAACTCGACGACGAGCAGCAGATGTTCTTCGACATGGTCCACGACTGGGTGGACCGGGAGTTCCCCAAGGACGTCGCGCTCGAGCTCGAGCGCAGGGAGCACGAGTTCCCCCAGGCCATGTGGGACAAGATGGGCGAGGCCGGGTTCCACGCCCTGAGCCTCCCCGAGGAGTACGGCGGCGGGGGGGCCGACATCACCACCCAGATGCTCCTCGCGCGCGGGCTCGCGAAGAACCTCTCCGGGCTCACCTGGATCTGGGGTACCTCCTCGTTCTGCGCGAAGACCGTCGCCGAGTACGCGGGTGACGAGGCCCGCGCCGAGATCCTCCCCCGGCTCGCGCGCGGCGAGAACCGCCTCGGCATCGCAGTAACCGAACCGGGCGGAGGCACCGACGTGCTCGGCGCGATGCGCACACGCGCCCGCCGGGTGGACGGCGGCTGGTCGATCACCGGTCAGAAGATCTGGACGACGATGGCCGACACGGCCGACTACCTGGTCCTGCTGGCGAGGACCTCCGACGAGGACAAGCCCTCACGGGGCCTGACGTCGTTCCTCGTCCCGACGGGCACAGAGGGCTACACGGCCCGGCCGATCGACAAGGTCGGCCTCCGCTGCATGAGCTCGTGCGAGGTGTTCCTCGACGACGTGTTCGTCCCCGACCATCTCGTGATCGGTGAGGTGGGTCGCGGGTGGTACCAGATGCTCACCTCGCTCAACAACGAGCGGATCATGCTCGCTGCGCTGTGCACCGGAATCATCGACGGATGCATCGAGGAGGCGCGGCAGTACCTTCTCGACCGCCACGCCTTCGGCAACCCGATCGGCTCGTACCAGGCGATGCAGCATCACCTCGCCAACATGGCCATGGGGCAGGCCAAGTCCGAGATGCTCACCTACCGCGCCGCGTGGATGCAACAGGAGGGCCTGCCGTGCGGGACCGAGGCGAACATGGCGAAGGTCGTCGCCTCGGAGGAGGCCTTCACCGCTGCCGACACGTACTTCCAGATCCTCGGCGGCATGGGCTACTCGGCCGAGACCCAGGCTCAGCGGTACTGGCGCGATGTCCGCATCTTCCGGATTGCGCCCATCACCAACGAGATGGCCCGGAATCAGATCGCCATGTCGATGGGCATGCCCCGGTCCTTCTGA